Genomic window (Ostrea edulis chromosome 9, xbOstEdul1.1, whole genome shotgun sequence):
TGTTGTTTCCATCCAAAATTACATTAGTTCTGTTGAATTGCTTGAATGAATCCTCGTGGATTTCAGAGATGTTGCAACTTGTTAGATTTAAAGTTTGCACAGATATCCCTTCGAAAAACCTCTTGGTAATATTTGTGAAATTGTTAAATGAGGCGTCCAATTCCTGTAGATTTTCTAAAGTAGACAGTAATGCTAATGGCAAAACCTGTAGTGACATATTTTgtagttttaaagattttagtGATTCTTCAAGACCACTGAAGTCAGTTTtactaaaagttaaaatgtttCCACTTAGATCGAGTTCTTCAAGTTCATTTAATTCATCGAACGTTTCATTGAATATCTCCCTCAGGTAATTGTACGATAAGTCTAATTTTCTCAACGACCTAAGTGACCGAAATGCATCTACGAGGAACATCCCTTCCGGCGGAAGTTGACAAGACCTCAGGTTAAGATTGACAAGGGAGTCCCCGACAACTCTGAAAGCATCATAAGAAATGAGATTGACTCCGGTCCCTTCCATGTGTAACTCACTCAAGTTTCTgtttgtaattttcatgataGATTGTATATCTGTGTTGTATGATAACTTGAGCACTTGTAGACGAGGTATCCTTCCCGTTACTTCGAAGATTAAGTTACTCAGTTCGTTCCTGGAAAGATCCAAATACTTCAAGTTATCAAGTCCATCGAATGCTTCTCTGAATATAACCTTCAAACCAGAACTAGACAGCGAAAGTGATTCCAAGGCTGAAAGCTTAAGTTTTTCGAAAGCACCATCTTGTATGCTATTGTACTGTGTTGAATGAGCACCATCTAATGATAAAGTCTTTAAGTTACCCAGGTTATATAAAAACGTAAGATTTGAAATTTCAATGTCGGAATAGTCCAATGCTAAATAGGTCAAGGTAGGTGCTAAAACCTTCACTTGGATACGAAGATCAGAATTGTGACTTAGGTCGAGTTTTTTCAGCGGCGATCCCGCGAACACGCTTTGATCTTCAAGTTCCTTTATTCTATTTGATCTGAGAGATAAAACGGATAAAGTTGGGATATTGCGTATAAAATCAAGGTCTGCAGATTCAAGGCCACAATTATTTAAGGACAGTTTTTTAAGTTCCTTCAAATGAGTGAATGCATTATATTCTATATCAAGGAACTGATTATTGTCCAAATCCAGTTCATAAAATCTAGCACCATCAAAGACATCACGAGTTACTGTAAATTTGGAAAACGAATTGTTCCGTAAATCCAAGCGTTGTATCAGCAAGCCTTCGTACTCAGTCAGGTTGGGGAACATTTCAAGTCCTTGACTTTGGCAATTGACTTCGATGACTTCTGAACTTTGATTATAAGGATCTCTCTTTTCTACGCAACACGATGCACTACATATTGCACCATGAACAACAAGTCTTTGGTTGAGAATCAGAAGGGAAATGATAACTAAAAATATGCACTGCACCAAGACTGCCATTACCTGgaagaaaaaaagataaaatcatAGAAAGAGACCATTAATATCTTATTTCAGCCCAATATTTAATCCTAAATTCTGACTGATTTATTCCAAACAGTAGATGTATGTTTGTCTCCGTTACAGTAACCAAAGCTATAAATATTGGGTGCACGAATTCATGCCATGTCTGTCTGGTAAATCCCATTAAAGATTGTATCACTGGGAGGTCATACCACCGCACCAGGACTTTATCAATGTGACGGAGAATGTGCAATTTTAACGACTGTGGCTACATTTAAACAAcaagaaatttttttcaaatcatgctGTTTTAACTCACACGAGCTGAAAGTTCAAATAACTGATAAAAAAGTCCGCCGTCTGTCAattgtttgtaaatgttttttACGTTTTCAACTTATTCTAAAGAACCAATTGCAAGCGTACCTGCCACAAAGTATCTTTGGACAACAGAGTGTGGGACCACAATCAAAGAGCTTTAAGAGTTTTACTGAGACATATACTAGTAATGGGAAATTCTAACAAATCTACTCATAAAGCGCAAAAATGTACATGCACGGTATGTCAAATCATCAGGCCAGTCTCCTGAACTACAGTATGGGTTCAAAGTTTATtatcatagaaatatataggaaaattctttatGGATAACTGATAGAGTGGTGCTCTGTTTGACACAATTAAACACAACAGACGGTCTGAGGAATTAGAATGGTCATTTATTTaactaataaatgacaaagGTTTATGCCAAAATATCATATAAACagttaaaaatataacaaactaaaaacaCAATACTGTAATTCATGCTAAGGAATTGTGattaataaaacattataaaaaaTGCCACAATCCTAAAAACTACGAtctaaaaaaatcataaatacaatATTATGACTAGAAAAAAACCTAAAGTTATAAGAGCATATAATTCGGCAAATTGTGTATACAAAAAGTGTCAAAGATGGGGTATCTTTCGCCACCTATCAAGGCTGTAGTTGTCTTCAGCTTTGATATGCCCCATCCACCACCTATTTGTTGGAGAAAAGCTCTCGAGGAATCCaataaaac
Coding sequences:
- the LOC125658408 gene encoding chaoptin-like; its protein translation is MAVLVQCIFLVIISLLILNQRLVVHGAICSASCCVEKRDPYNQSSEVIEVNCQSQGLEMFPNLTEYEGLLIQRLDLRNNSFSKFTVTRDVFDGARFYELDLDNNQFLDIEYNAFTHLKELKKLSLNNCGLESADLDFIRNIPTLSVLSLRSNRIKELEDQSVFAGSPLKKLDLSHNSDLRIQVKVLAPTLTYLALDYSDIEISNLTFLYNLGNLKTLSLDGAHSTQYNSIQDGAFEKLKLSALESLSLSSSGLKVIFREAFDGLDNLKYLDLSRNELSNLIFEVTGRIPRLQVLKLSYNTDIQSIMKITNRNLSELHMEGTGVNLISYDAFRVVGDSLVNLNLRSCQLPPEGMFLVDAFRSLRSLRKLDLSYNYLREIFNETFDELNELEELDLSGNILTFSKTDFSGLEESLKSLKLQNMSLQVLPLALLSTLENLQELDASFNNFTNITKRFFEGISVQTLNLTSCNISEIHEDSFKQFNRTNVILDGNNITDVEFLSVLNRNTFRTLTMRGNNINCSVLNHEVHLVVFEKLEGYCSIGNQSEQLGKYFSEKLNMSWTNSAGKKGWNQIVFLIISIVTIGLSQL